The Hyperolius riggenbachi isolate aHypRig1 chromosome 3, aHypRig1.pri, whole genome shotgun sequence genome window below encodes:
- the LOC137561975 gene encoding olfactory receptor 10A3-like: MCEANQTQVTQIYLLGFQDLYKFKFIFFVGFFLCYMLVLSGNLLIFTLVTTTDHLKIPMFIFLKHLAIADVLLTTTVVPLMLHIILVDEGSLTFIGCIAQLYCFGIFGCVQTFLIAAMSYDRYLAICIPLRYASLMNIHICLQLFIGSWLLVVLLISSEVFVLCQFHFCGLNYIDHFFCDFGPIVELATSVKFNFMIQDITTSVFVIACPFAFIVITYGCISFAIMKISSANGRRKAFSTCSSHLTTVCTYYGTLITVYIVPTDYSSAKTNKYMSLLYLVVTPVMNPIIYSLRNKEIKRTLLKLLKRSL, translated from the coding sequence ATGTGTGAGGCCAATCAGACACAAGTCACACAGATTTATTTACTTGGGTTCCAAGATTTATACAAATTcaaatttatattttttgttgggttttttttatgttatatGTTGGTACTCAGTGGTAACCTTCTAATTTTCACCTTGGTGACCACTACAGATCATCTTAAAATCCCGATGTTCATTTTTTTGAAACACTTGGCTATCGCAGATGTCCTTCTGACGACTACTGTAGTTCCCTTGATGCTGCACATTATATTGGTTGATGAAGGTTCCCTCACATTTATTGGTTGCATTGCCCAGCTGTATTGCTTTGGCATATTTGGATGTGTTCAAACTTTTCTCATTGCTGCTATGTCCTATGATCGATATTTGGCTATTTGTATACCATTGCGCTATGCCTCCCTTATGAACATTCACATTTGTCTCCAACTTTTTATTGGATCGTGGCTCTTAGTTGTCCTGCTAATATCAAGTGAAGTATTTGTGTTGTGTCAGTTTCACTTCTGTGGGCTTAATTATATCGACCATTTCTTCTGTGATTTTGGGCCAATTGTAGAACTAGCTACATCAGTCAAATTTAATTTCATGATACAAGACATCACAACTTCTGTATTTGTGATTGCTTGTCCATTTGCATTCATAGTCATAACCTATGGCTGTATCTCGTTTGCCATTATGAAGATATCTTCTGCTAATGGGCGAAGAAAGGCCTTCTCCACTTGTAGCTCCCACCTGACCACAGTTTGCACTTATTATGGGACTTTAATCACTGTTTACATAGTTCCAACTGACTACAGCTCAGCGAAGACAAATAAATACATGTCTTTGTTGTACCTTGTGGTGACCCCAGTAATGAATCCCATCATCTACAGCCTAAGGAATAAAGAAATAAAGAGGACTTTGCTTAAACTGCTCAAACGTTCTTTATAA